In Zygosaccharomyces rouxii strain CBS732 chromosome A complete sequence, the genomic window TAACACCTTTTTCACTCATCAATAGTTCCAAGATAATTTGTTGATCGGCGGCCCAGTTTCTTGAATCTGCAAACACTAATATTGCTTGAATAttaatttttgagaaatctACATCCTTAGCGATGTTCCTCTCCTCTTCATTTAGCACGTAGTAAGGGGTAACGCTAGGCTTCCACTTCATAACATCTAATGGAATGTAAACGTTCTTAAATCCGTATCCTTCAGCAACCTTCCTGCAAGAATCCAAGACACCCCCTACAACTAGAACATTTTCATAGACATCAACCAAATCTTTCATTGGGGTATGACCTTGGATCACTTGATCCTCTGTAACGGTAATACCTAAACGTTTGCTCAAATCTCTACAACGTGCCTTTTCTGAcctaccaccaccattggtaatgaagatgtAGGGAACTTTGATGTTGTATTTATTATGGCCATTCAACATACGTAAAGCTTCAGGCCCCTGAGGAATAGTTTCAGGACCTTTGACCAAAACACCATCAATGTCAAATGCAAAAGCATAAGATGCGACCCTTTCGTGATTGACCACAGACTTCCTATGACGAACTGGTATAGAACTTTTACGACTACGTGAGCCTTTATGTCCACCGCTTGTCACACTACCATGACGAGAAACTTTCGAAGATGAACCTTCGGGATGCAATGGAGTCACTGCTGACCATTGATCACTCAAAGACAAAGAAGAGACACGTTTCTTACGTGGCATTGGTTGAAATTCTTGGGGATTATTATTctcaagaaaagatttcCTTCttggttgtggttgttgttgttcaCCAACTTTCgattttggttcttcatcctctacTGGGAAAGAAACTGGACTGCCCATACCTGAAGGTCCTGTCTCCTTAGCCGCAGAGACACCAGccttctttgaagaagactGGCTCATtttatttaatttttgACTCAATTTGTCTGCCATTATCCTGTAGAGCTTAAATGTATAAATCAGCTGACCTCACTGTCCTTGTCTATTCCTGTGTACTAAAAGTTTATTATACTTTGTATAAGCACATCCAGGAAGGGAGACACATAATCTTCATAATAcagtttttcttttcccttATATACCCACGATGCATTTACAAATCCCCCCCTAAAAATATAAATACCGAGACGCAGCGGTATGATAGATTGTTATGGAACCGCTGTAACGTAGAAGAGAGAAGATGTCCGATGACGCCATTCTTTGCTTAATCTTGGTCTTACTAGAATCGAATCATGTGGAACCAGCTGGAACTTTTGTTTGCTTTTAAGCTTATTGTTCTCCAAGGGGCAGCAGGAGAGAagaatagaaaaaaaaaaaaaaaaaaaaaggggAGGGTTACTCTTTTAGTATCGGGAATTGCGGTGGTGTGCGTATGTTTTGTGTACAGTTCGTTActcttcttccaaattacAAGGGGCCCTTTGCGTTTCTCTCCCTCCCACTTCTCGGCGGCAAAGTTTTACAGGTGGAGGCGAAGGGCAGTTGGAAGAATCTCTATTGTGATGGGAAAGCCCCGCGGGTTTCAGCCTCCTCGGAGTACAGAAGCGAGGGGCTCGAACGCGTCGCCTATAGTAACGAACGAGACATCGGGCCTACGACCAGTCATATGATTAGCAGGGAGAGAACCAGTAATTATGGTTTTCGCAAGGTAAAGAAAGTATCCCTGCTATGTAAGGGCTACAAAATTCCGGTTTATCACTCCTTGACTAGGCAAAGCTAGGCCCATGGACAAGTTGGAATGTTcgatttaaagaattttctcCCAGCCTATATCACTCATGTATCAGGGGAGTTTCTCTATTGTTAAGGGAAGTATGTCGATTCATGCACGGTAGATACGCGGCTATTCTGCGCCATTTTCTACCGCCTGTTACTAGATCGACgtcttctttttgtttgttttaACCCCGCCTCCCCCTTCGTTCGAAACTACCTTCCCATCTGTCCCTCTCTTTCTCTCCCCGTATGATTCACATGCACTCGAAGATAACCCCGCGAATATATGTCATGTTGGAACATGGCTGTACCGACATACGTAATATATTTACATAATGGCATGATGTTCTGATGCGGTAAAAGTTGCCTGCACGGTTCCCCTTATCCGGATTGATTCTGTCAATGGAGTGCCTACTATTTACTTGTCAGGGGTAGCTATATAAAGGAGGTGGggaagaaaagaacgaACCGAAAAATTTCGTTCCTCTCTTCCTTACACCTACATGTCAAGAAATAGCCGCTGACACGAGAATACGAGAAGTTTCAGTGCACATATACgtatacatatatatatatatatattgaTTGCTACTGTTAATAGAGACTTGTGAAggttcttcatctttgatcaaatcttcCTTGCCTCCAAAGTgtgtttttctttttgtatttttttgTCCCGATATTTTACATCAACTCTGGTTAGTTGATGCGCTGCTGCATATAACACATTTGGTTTTACTTTTCCAACTAGTTGATTTGGCTGGCTGGTACGATCTTAAAAAGAGAGGGTTGTTAatattcttcctttttACCTACAAGtttatttttgatttaGTCCGAATAACAAATAATCGGGAATCCGCGTTTCGGATTTTAATAAAGTGGGGTTGAGGGGACAGGTCAGAAGCCCActagaaaagaaagatattACGAATAGcattattgttattattaaGTTTAATACGTATTTTTGATTGGTATTCAAACGTCAAGTATGGAGATGAACGAGCTGATAGATCGCAGTAGTGATGAGAAAGAAATTACTACAACTATTGCTAGTTCAGCAACAAGTGTTACAGGGGAAGATTTAACGCTAAGTGACCAAAAGCCTATTAgcaataataataataataataataataataatacgGAAAATCATAGTATGAATTCGAGAGTGAATAAACAGTTCAACAGGTTACCGGAAAATTTAAGGCTTAACGGTAGAACACCAAGTGGTAAACCAAGACTATTTGTCTGTCAAGTTTGCACAAGGGCATTTGCTAGACAAGAGCATTTGACGAGGCATGAAAGGTCACATACAAAGGAAAAGCCTTATTGTTGTGGTATCTGTAATAGAAAATTTAGTAGAAGGGATCTACTTTTAAGGCATGCTCATAAGATCCATGGCGGTAACTATGGTGATACTATTATTAAACAGAATAATGTTAAGgaaaatagtaataatcGGGTTAGTAAAGGTAGGCGAAGTGGATCTGTTACAGCTGCAAATG contains:
- a CDS encoding uncharacterized protein (conserved hypothetical protein), whose protein sequence is MADKLSQKLNKMSQSSSKKAGVSAAKETGPSGMGSPVSFPVEDEEPKSKVGEQQQPQPRRKSFLENNNPQEFQPMPRKKRVSSLSLSDQWSAVTPLHPEGSSSKVSRHGSVTSGGHKGSRSRKSSIPVRHRKSVVNHERVASYAFAFDIDGVLVKGPETIPQGPEALRMLNGHNKYNIKVPYIFITNGGGRSEKARCRDLSKRLGITVTEDQVIQGHTPMKDLVDVYENVLVVGGVLDSCRKVAEGYGFKNVYIPLDVMKWKPSVTPYYVLNEEERNIAKDVDFSKINIQAILVFADSRNWAADQQIILELLMSEKGVMGTISPTYDQGPGLYFAHSDFVWATDYGLCRYGMGALQVSIAALYEEHTGKELQVTRFGKPQRGTFRFAEKVLSNWRRETLSEHVENLKLEDPDEGENKETPFGDSDSEEDEADWGNDSGERPGDLVLELPPASTVYFVGDTPESDIRFANSHDSTWYSILVKTGVYKDGVTPRYTPKKTCENVLEAVNFAIEREHAKELKEWNESCAEETVIHQEGNKKPVKEEDDEGEAPLTTNDLKSIRAETSS